CTCATCCGCCGCGAACCACCCGGTCGCCCGAGTCCAATAATCCTGCTGTCTGACAACCCTTTCGGAGAAAATCGATGCACCATCTGATCGTCTGTTACGGCCACCCGGACGAACCCGCGTCCTTCGACCAGTACTACAGCACCACCCATCGCCCACTGGCCGACAAGATCCCCGGTGTTCGCACCTGGCACGCCGGCAAGGTCAGCGCCCTCGACCAGTCGCAGGCGCCCTACCACCTCGTTGCCGTCTT
The sequence above is drawn from the Rhodococcus jostii RHA1 genome and encodes:
- a CDS encoding EthD family reductase; translation: MHHLIVCYGHPDEPASFDQYYSTTHRPLADKIPGVRTWHAGKVSALDQSQAPYHLVAVLSFDSRQALDDGLASPEGQAAAADIGNFATGGATLFVTDDFIPSA